The following coding sequences lie in one Mucilaginibacter sp. KACC 22773 genomic window:
- a CDS encoding sugar phosphate isomerase/epimerase family protein yields the protein MTTRRSFLKTGALAVAGASLLPDSLFAAPKKLERVGVQLYSVRDAMKLDPKGTLKKIADAGYHHVEHANYVDRKFYGFTAKEFKVILNDLALKMPSGHTVMTAQHWDESKKDFTDAWKYTVEDAATMGQKFVISPWLDEKVRTDMDALKRAMEQFNKCGELCQKSAMKFGYHNHHFEISTKVGDITLYDYIIQNTDAALVAQQIDIGNMLTTGGHALEFINKYPGRFESMHVKDEIKVAPHDGDDTESCILGQGIMPVKDIVKAGSKKGGTSLFIIEQEAYQGKDPVESVKIDLQIMKKWGY from the coding sequence ATGACCACACGCAGATCATTTTTAAAAACAGGCGCCCTGGCCGTTGCCGGCGCCTCCCTTTTGCCCGATAGCTTATTTGCCGCGCCCAAAAAACTTGAAAGGGTGGGGGTTCAGCTTTACAGTGTACGCGATGCCATGAAGCTTGACCCTAAGGGGACGCTGAAAAAAATTGCCGACGCCGGTTATCATCATGTAGAACATGCCAATTATGTCGACCGGAAATTTTATGGCTTCACCGCAAAAGAATTCAAGGTTATCCTCAATGATCTGGCACTTAAAATGCCAAGTGGCCATACCGTAATGACAGCGCAACACTGGGACGAATCAAAAAAAGATTTTACCGATGCCTGGAAATATACAGTGGAAGACGCAGCCACCATGGGGCAAAAATTTGTAATAAGCCCATGGCTTGATGAAAAAGTACGCACGGATATGGATGCCCTGAAACGCGCCATGGAGCAGTTTAACAAATGCGGCGAGTTGTGCCAAAAATCGGCGATGAAATTTGGTTATCATAACCATCATTTCGAAATCAGCACCAAAGTAGGCGATATCACCCTATATGACTATATCATTCAAAACACTGATGCTGCATTGGTAGCACAGCAAATAGATATTGGTAATATGTTAACTACCGGTGGGCATGCGCTTGAATTTATTAATAAATATCCCGGCAGGTTTGAGTCGATGCACGTTAAAGACGAAATAAAGGTTGCCCCACATGATGGCGATGACACCGAAAGCTGCATTTTGGGCCAGGGTATTATGCCAGTGAAAGATATTGTAAAGGCGGGCAGTAAAAAAGGCGGCACCTCGCTTTTTATTATAGAGCAGGAGGCCTATCAGGGCAAAGATCCGGTGGAGAGTGTAAAAATTGATTTACAAATCATGAAAAAATGGGGTTATTAA
- a CDS encoding gluconate 2-dehydrogenase subunit 3 family protein, producing the protein MHRRTVIKNLALIIGGAAILPACHRIEGKVSVTLKNVDISADQEKLVSDIAETIIPKTTTPGARDLNLHLFVFKMLDDCYKKEDQQAFMTGMGQFTDAVKNKYDKPFSDLSQKQREDVLLSIENDKDEKCTANPKELKSFYGIVKNQTVNGYVKSKYFMTKQVVYELVPGRYNARFPYKQKQSA; encoded by the coding sequence ATGCACAGGCGTACTGTAATAAAAAATTTGGCTTTGATAATAGGCGGGGCGGCAATACTTCCGGCATGCCATCGAATAGAAGGTAAGGTGTCTGTAACACTTAAAAATGTTGATATCAGCGCCGATCAGGAAAAGTTGGTGAGCGACATTGCTGAGACTATTATTCCAAAAACAACAACACCTGGTGCAAGGGACCTGAATCTGCATTTATTCGTATTCAAAATGCTGGATGATTGCTACAAAAAAGAAGATCAGCAGGCATTCATGACAGGTATGGGGCAGTTTACTGATGCTGTAAAAAATAAATATGATAAACCCTTTTCGGATTTAAGCCAGAAACAGCGCGAAGACGTGTTATTGAGCATCGAAAATGATAAGGACGAGAAATGTACTGCAAATCCGAAGGAACTCAAATCTTTTTACGGGATAGTAAAAAATCAAACTGTAAACGGTTATGTGAAGTCTAAATATTTTATGACAAAACAAGTAGTGTATGAACTTGTACCGGGTAGGTATAACGCCCGTTTTCCATACAAACAAAAGCAATCAGCATAA
- a CDS encoding GMC oxidoreductase, with product MANLNIDSVKDRTFDAIVIGSGMSGGWAAKELTDKGLKTLILERGRDVKHIKDYPTTNMYPWEFEHRGELPVAIKEANPIVNRCYAFGEDAAHFFVKDNDHPYVQEKPFDWIRGYQVGGKSLLWARQTQRWSEFDFEGPARDGFAVDWPIRYKDIAPWYSYVEKFAGISGNRDGIPELPDGEFLPAFPLNTVETYFSNHVKSKYSNRHVISARCAHLSKPNQIHLDQGRVQCQERILCQRGCPFGGYFSANASTIPWALKSGHATLRPFSVVQEIIYDEKKGKASGVRVIDTNTKEAIEYYADIIFVNAAALNTNLVLLNSTSHRFPNGLGNDSGVLGKYVAFHNYSAHIGAEYDGDKEWTTDGRNPAGGGYIPRFRNVYKQETDFLRGYASGFSAYRYQQRPWDGVGASLKDNLVKDNLSGWKVGSHMMGETIPKESNYVALDKALKDQWGIPQLKISVAYDDNDEKMKKDYVEQLTEMFTSAGFTNIKASTDNRAPGLDIHEMGGARMGNDPKTSVLNKWNQMHAVKNVFVTDGACMTSTSCQNPSLTYMAFTARAADYAVSEMKKGNI from the coding sequence ATGGCTAATTTAAATATAGATAGCGTTAAAGACAGAACATTTGATGCGATAGTGATTGGCTCGGGGATGAGTGGTGGCTGGGCTGCAAAGGAACTTACAGACAAGGGCCTTAAAACCTTGATATTGGAACGTGGGCGCGATGTAAAACACATTAAAGATTATCCCACTACCAATATGTACCCCTGGGAGTTTGAGCACCGCGGCGAGTTGCCGGTGGCGATAAAAGAGGCCAACCCCATAGTAAACCGCTGTTATGCTTTTGGCGAGGATGCCGCTCACTTTTTTGTAAAAGATAATGATCATCCTTATGTACAGGAAAAACCGTTTGATTGGATTCGTGGTTACCAGGTGGGCGGTAAATCGCTGCTTTGGGCCCGCCAGACACAGCGTTGGAGCGAATTTGATTTTGAGGGCCCTGCGCGCGATGGTTTTGCTGTTGATTGGCCCATCCGGTATAAAGATATTGCCCCATGGTACAGCTATGTGGAGAAATTTGCCGGCATTTCGGGTAACAGGGATGGCATTCCGGAGTTGCCGGATGGCGAATTTTTGCCAGCCTTCCCATTAAATACCGTCGAAACCTATTTTAGTAACCACGTAAAAAGTAAATACAGCAACCGGCATGTAATTAGTGCTCGTTGCGCCCATTTATCTAAACCAAACCAAATTCATTTAGATCAGGGACGGGTGCAATGCCAGGAACGCATTTTGTGCCAGCGCGGCTGCCCGTTTGGCGGTTACTTTAGCGCAAATGCATCTACTATTCCCTGGGCATTAAAATCAGGCCACGCCACCTTACGTCCCTTTTCTGTTGTGCAGGAGATTATTTACGACGAGAAAAAAGGTAAGGCAAGTGGCGTTCGCGTTATCGATACTAATACAAAAGAAGCGATAGAATATTATGCCGATATCATTTTTGTAAATGCAGCTGCTTTAAATACCAACCTGGTGTTATTAAATTCAACTTCGCATCGTTTCCCTAACGGCCTTGGTAATGATAGTGGTGTGTTGGGTAAATATGTAGCCTTTCATAATTATTCGGCCCATATAGGGGCCGAGTACGACGGCGATAAGGAGTGGACAACTGATGGCCGTAACCCTGCCGGTGGTGGATATATTCCCCGTTTCCGTAACGTTTATAAACAGGAGACAGACTTTTTACGGGGCTATGCTTCCGGCTTTAGCGCGTACCGCTACCAGCAACGCCCATGGGATGGTGTTGGGGCCAGCTTAAAGGATAACCTGGTTAAAGATAACCTGAGTGGCTGGAAAGTAGGATCGCACATGATGGGCGAAACTATCCCGAAAGAGAGTAACTATGTAGCCCTTGATAAAGCATTGAAAGATCAGTGGGGTATACCGCAACTAAAAATATCGGTGGCATATGATGATAACGACGAGAAGATGAAGAAGGATTATGTGGAGCAGTTGACTGAGATGTTTACCAGCGCTGGTTTCACCAATATAAAAGCCAGCACCGATAACCGCGCGCCAGGACTTGATATACATGAAATGGGTGGCGCCCGGATGGGTAATGACCCTAAAACATCGGTATTAAATAAATGGAACCAGATGCATGCGGTAAAAAACGTATTTGTAACCGACGGCGCCTGCATGACCTCAACCTCATGCCAAAACCCATCGCTTACCTACATGGCCTTTACCGCGCGGGCAGCCGATTACGCTGTGAGCGAGATGAAAAAGGGGAACATATAG
- a CDS encoding GMC oxidoreductase translates to MSANTYDAIVIGSGISGGWAAKELTQKGLKTIMLERGRDIKHIKDYVNATKDPWDFTHRGGRTQKMIDDYPVLKRDYPLNEVNLDYWASDKDSPYTETKRFDWFRGYHVGGRSLMWGRQSYRWADVDFEANLKDGIAVDWPIRYKDIAPWYSYAEKFAGISGNRDGLAILPDGDFMPPMEMNVVEKDVAKRLKDHYKEARDMIIGRTANITIPHNDRTNCQYRNKCWLGCPFGAYFSTQSATLPAAMATGNLTVRPWSIVTKILYDKDTKKAKGVEVLDAETNQTYEYFAKIVFVNASTINSAWILMNSATDVWDGGLGSSSGELGHNLMDHHLGVGASGRYEGFEDKYYFGRRANGFYIPRFANLGGDKRDFIRGFGYQGGASREGWSRDIAELNIGAAYKDALTEPGTWSVGMGGFGETLPYHENKVTLDKTKKDKWGLNVVAIDAELKDNEKKMRVAMESEAKAMLEAAGVKDVQTHSSNPFLGRGIHEMGTARMGRDPKTSVLNQWNQVWDAKNVFVTDGSCMTSAACQNPSLTYMALTARAANYAVEALKKNEI, encoded by the coding sequence ATGTCTGCAAATACTTATGACGCTATTGTCATCGGCTCGGGGATATCTGGTGGGTGGGCCGCCAAAGAACTGACACAAAAGGGTTTAAAAACCATTATGCTTGAACGCGGGCGCGATATCAAACATATAAAAGATTACGTGAACGCTACTAAAGATCCCTGGGATTTTACCCACAGGGGCGGGCGCACGCAAAAAATGATTGACGATTATCCTGTTTTAAAACGCGATTATCCGCTTAATGAGGTCAATCTTGATTATTGGGCAAGCGATAAAGACAGCCCTTACACAGAAACAAAAAGGTTCGATTGGTTTCGTGGTTACCACGTAGGCGGCCGTTCATTAATGTGGGGCAGGCAATCATACCGCTGGGCCGATGTTGATTTTGAAGCCAATTTGAAAGATGGCATTGCTGTCGACTGGCCTATCCGTTATAAGGATATAGCGCCGTGGTACAGCTATGCCGAGAAATTTGCAGGAATATCGGGTAACAGAGATGGCCTGGCCATTCTTCCCGATGGTGATTTTATGCCGCCAATGGAAATGAATGTGGTTGAAAAGGATGTTGCCAAAAGACTAAAAGATCATTATAAAGAAGCACGCGACATGATTATTGGCCGTACAGCCAATATCACCATACCGCATAACGACCGCACTAACTGCCAGTACCGCAATAAATGCTGGTTGGGTTGTCCGTTTGGTGCTTACTTTAGCACACAATCAGCTACATTGCCGGCTGCTATGGCTACCGGCAATTTAACGGTGAGGCCATGGTCTATCGTTACAAAAATTTTGTACGATAAGGATACCAAAAAAGCCAAAGGCGTTGAAGTACTGGATGCCGAAACCAACCAAACCTATGAGTATTTTGCAAAAATTGTTTTTGTGAATGCATCAACAATTAACTCAGCCTGGATTTTGATGAATTCGGCAACTGACGTTTGGGATGGCGGTTTGGGCAGCAGCAGCGGCGAACTTGGTCACAACCTGATGGATCATCACCTGGGTGTTGGCGCATCTGGCCGGTACGAAGGTTTTGAAGATAAATATTACTTTGGCCGCCGTGCAAACGGATTTTACATCCCTCGCTTTGCTAACCTTGGCGGCGATAAACGCGATTTTATACGTGGGTTTGGTTACCAGGGCGGTGCAAGCCGCGAAGGCTGGAGCAGGGATATTGCCGAATTAAATATCGGCGCGGCCTATAAAGATGCACTTACCGAACCAGGCACATGGTCGGTTGGTATGGGAGGCTTTGGCGAAACGCTGCCTTATCATGAAAATAAAGTAACGCTTGATAAAACCAAAAAAGACAAATGGGGACTCAACGTTGTTGCTATTGACGCCGAGTTGAAGGATAACGAGAAAAAAATGCGTGTAGCGATGGAAAGTGAAGCTAAAGCGATGCTGGAAGCGGCAGGCGTTAAAGATGTACAAACCCACAGCAGCAATCCGTTCCTTGGCCGTGGTATTCATGAAATGGGCACAGCACGTATGGGCCGCGATCCTAAAACATCGGTGCTAAACCAGTGGAACCAGGTCTGGGATGCCAAAAACGTGTTTGTTACCGATGGTTCTTGCATGACATCGGCCGCATGCCAAAACCCATCACTTACTTACATGGCGCTAACAGCCCGTGCAGCTAACTATGCAGTTGAAGCATTAAAGAAAAACGAGATCTAA
- a CDS encoding Gfo/Idh/MocA family protein: MSEEKDNVTPNPSRRDFIKTTTVAAASFMIVPRFVLGGKGYIAPSDKLLIAGVGAGGKGQSDIANFYKSGKAEIAFLCDVDDRRAAKSRADFPKAKYYKDWREMYDKEHKHFDAVSISTPDHNHAIITYKAMQMGKHVYVQKPMTHDIWEARLLTEAAKKYKVVTQMGNQGSSNDGTRLLSEWYDADLIGDVHTVYCWTNRPVWPQGIQWPAANPNIPKELDWDLWLGTAPKKDYVDKLVPFNWRGWWDYGTGALGDMGCHLVEAPFRVLGIQYAKDVQASVGSVYVDEFKEGHFPESCPPSSHITLTFPKTDKTKGDVKLHWMDGGIQPERPEELLPSEKFGGEEGNGTLFIGTKGKMYASTYSDAPTLLPTALTKDAKAPQKWARVQGGANGHYAQWVEGCLAGYGKTELSSSFDKAGPLTEALLMANLAVRGHELQGGRVKLVWDNEAMKVTNFDPVNQYIKRNYREGFELKA; this comes from the coding sequence ATGTCTGAAGAAAAAGATAACGTTACTCCCAATCCATCGAGGCGGGATTTTATTAAAACCACTACGGTAGCTGCAGCAAGCTTCATGATCGTTCCGCGCTTTGTATTGGGCGGCAAAGGTTATATAGCGCCAAGCGACAAGCTTTTGATAGCCGGCGTTGGCGCGGGCGGTAAAGGCCAGAGCGATATTGCCAACTTTTATAAAAGCGGCAAAGCCGAAATTGCTTTCCTGTGCGACGTGGACGACAGGCGTGCAGCAAAATCACGTGCCGACTTCCCTAAAGCTAAATATTATAAAGACTGGCGCGAGATGTACGATAAAGAGCATAAACACTTTGATGCCGTATCAATCTCGACCCCTGATCATAATCATGCCATTATAACCTACAAGGCTATGCAAATGGGCAAACACGTTTACGTGCAAAAGCCAATGACGCATGATATTTGGGAAGCACGCTTATTAACCGAGGCTGCAAAAAAATATAAAGTAGTAACCCAGATGGGTAACCAGGGATCATCAAATGATGGCACCCGTTTATTATCTGAATGGTATGATGCCGATTTGATTGGCGATGTACATACTGTTTACTGCTGGACAAACCGCCCGGTATGGCCGCAGGGAATTCAATGGCCGGCAGCCAACCCTAATATCCCTAAGGAATTAGATTGGGACCTGTGGTTGGGTACCGCACCTAAAAAAGACTACGTTGATAAATTAGTGCCGTTTAACTGGCGCGGATGGTGGGATTACGGAACAGGTGCCCTGGGCGATATGGGCTGTCACCTTGTTGAAGCTCCATTCAGGGTGTTGGGTATCCAGTACGCAAAGGATGTACAGGCCAGCGTTGGCAGCGTATATGTAGATGAGTTTAAAGAAGGCCATTTCCCTGAAAGCTGCCCTCCGTCAAGCCACATCACGTTAACATTCCCTAAAACCGATAAAACTAAAGGCGACGTTAAACTACACTGGATGGATGGCGGTATACAACCCGAAAGACCTGAAGAGTTATTGCCAAGCGAAAAATTTGGCGGCGAAGAAGGTAACGGAACATTATTTATTGGTACAAAAGGAAAAATGTACGCAAGTACCTATTCAGATGCGCCAACATTGTTGCCAACAGCGCTCACTAAGGATGCGAAAGCACCTCAGAAATGGGCACGCGTACAGGGTGGGGCAAATGGTCACTACGCACAATGGGTAGAGGGATGTTTGGCCGGTTATGGTAAAACAGAGTTAAGCTCATCTTTTGATAAGGCCGGGCCGCTTACCGAGGCTTTGTTAATGGCAAACCTTGCAGTACGTGGTCACGAATTACAAGGTGGCCGTGTAAAGCTGGTTTGGGATAACGAGGCTATGAAAGTAACTAACTTTGACCCGGTTAACCAATATATTAAGCGCAATTACCGCGAAGGTTTTGAGCTGAAAGCTTAA
- a CDS encoding gluconate 2-dehydrogenase subunit 3 family protein: protein MNRRDAISRVGLLLGGAVIGAEFFISGCKSSTSASGVADLSKPEIIAFLDEVGETILPATSSPGAKAAEIGKFMGVMVTDCYKPADQEIFLKGISNIDEACNKKFGKKFMEADAKQRTELLTQLDAEQKAYTKTKKPEDPNHYFRMMKELTLLGFFTSKPGATQALRYLPVPGKYDGNFPYKKGDKAWAT from the coding sequence ATGAATAGAAGAGACGCAATTAGCAGGGTGGGCTTGTTACTTGGAGGCGCGGTAATAGGAGCCGAGTTTTTCATTTCGGGCTGTAAATCGTCAACATCCGCTTCGGGTGTGGCCGACCTGTCTAAACCAGAAATTATTGCCTTCCTTGATGAGGTTGGCGAAACCATTTTACCGGCTACAAGTTCGCCGGGTGCCAAAGCGGCCGAAATAGGCAAGTTTATGGGCGTAATGGTAACCGATTGTTATAAGCCTGCCGATCAGGAAATATTTTTAAAAGGTATTTCTAATATTGACGAAGCCTGCAATAAAAAATTTGGCAAAAAATTCATGGAAGCAGATGCCAAACAACGCACAGAATTGCTTACCCAACTTGATGCCGAGCAAAAAGCTTATACTAAAACTAAAAAACCAGAAGATCCTAACCATTATTTCAGGATGATGAAAGAGTTGACCTTGTTAGGTTTCTTCACTTCAAAACCCGGTGCAACCCAGGCTTTGCGTTACCTGCCTGTACCCGGCAAATACGATGGTAATTTCCCATACAAAAAAGGAGATAAGGCCTGGGCGACCTAA
- a CDS encoding Gfo/Idh/MocA family protein, translated as MKLRLGMIGGGQGAFIGAVHRIAARIDGEYELVCGAFSSNAEKSKASGVLLGLPENRVYSSYTELIEKEKQLPEDQRVQVISIVTPNHVHFDPSKAALENGFHVVLDKPMTFSLAEAKELEKVVKSSGKLFCLTHTYTGYPMVKEAKQLIKAGKLGTIRKVYVEYPQGWLSSFLEGDDNKQASWRTDPGKSGIAGAMGDIGTHAFNLAEYVTGLQVTKICADINVVVPGRKLDDDGAALLKFDNGASGVLTATQIAAGEENNVKIRVYGEKGGLEWHQSDANSLTLMYTDKPMEVWRTGGGYTSSFAQHNTRTPAGHPEGYLEAFANLYRNFALTVKAGLEGREATPEELDYPGIEEGVRGMAFIENVIASGKSDKKWTEFTI; from the coding sequence ATGAAACTAAGATTAGGAATGATTGGCGGCGGGCAAGGTGCGTTTATTGGCGCCGTGCACAGGATTGCCGCCCGCATTGATGGCGAATATGAATTGGTTTGCGGGGCTTTTAGCAGTAACGCCGAAAAATCGAAAGCAAGCGGCGTTTTGCTGGGCTTGCCCGAAAATCGCGTTTACAGTTCATATACCGAACTTATTGAAAAAGAAAAACAGCTACCTGAAGACCAGCGTGTTCAGGTAATTAGCATAGTTACACCAAACCATGTGCACTTTGATCCGTCAAAAGCTGCATTGGAAAATGGCTTTCATGTTGTTTTAGATAAACCAATGACATTTTCATTGGCCGAGGCTAAAGAACTGGAAAAAGTAGTGAAATCAAGCGGTAAATTATTTTGCTTAACACATACCTACACCGGCTATCCTATGGTAAAGGAAGCTAAGCAACTGATAAAAGCCGGTAAACTGGGCACAATCCGAAAAGTTTATGTAGAGTATCCGCAAGGATGGCTAAGCAGTTTTTTAGAAGGAGATGATAACAAACAAGCTTCGTGGCGTACCGACCCAGGTAAAAGCGGGATAGCCGGCGCCATGGGTGATATTGGTACCCATGCTTTTAACCTTGCCGAATACGTAACCGGGTTGCAGGTAACAAAAATATGTGCCGATATTAACGTAGTTGTGCCGGGCCGTAAGCTTGACGATGACGGGGCAGCATTACTAAAATTTGATAACGGCGCAAGTGGTGTGCTTACGGCTACCCAGATTGCTGCAGGCGAAGAAAATAACGTAAAGATTAGGGTATACGGCGAAAAAGGTGGCCTGGAATGGCACCAAAGCGACGCCAACTCCTTAACGCTGATGTATACCGATAAGCCGATGGAAGTATGGCGTACAGGTGGTGGTTACACCAGCTCGTTCGCGCAGCATAATACCCGTACACCGGCAGGCCATCCGGAAGGTTACCTGGAAGCTTTTGCCAACCTGTACCGTAATTTCGCCTTAACGGTAAAGGCAGGTTTGGAGGGTAGGGAAGCTACGCCCGAAGAGTTGGATTATCCCGGTATTGAAGAAGGTGTGCGTGGCATGGCGTTCATCGAAAATGTGATCGCTTCGGGCAAATCAGATAAAAAGTGGACTGAGTTTACTATCTAA
- a CDS encoding sugar phosphate isomerase/epimerase family protein gives MKTIKGPAIFIAQFIGDNAPFNSLDSICQWAAGLGYKGVQLPTLDARFIDLQKAAESKTYAEEVKGVVNSHGLEITELSTHLQGQLVAVNPVYDELFDGFAPEQYRKNPVERQKWAVQQLKYAAQASKNLGLQASVTFSGALLWPMVYPWPQRPAGIVETAFEELAKRWTPILNVYEDNGIDLCYEIHPGEDLHDGITFEMFLDKVKGHKRANLLYDPSHFVLQCLDYLEYIDLYHERIKMFHVKDAEFNPTGRQGVYGGYQNWVDRAGRFRSLGDGQVDFKAIFSKLTQYDFPGWAVLEWECALKHPEDGAREGAEFIKNHIIRVTERAFDDFAASGADDVLNRKTLGI, from the coding sequence ATGAAAACCATTAAAGGACCTGCAATATTTATAGCTCAATTTATAGGCGACAACGCCCCTTTTAACAGTCTGGATTCTATTTGCCAATGGGCAGCCGGGCTTGGCTACAAAGGCGTACAACTGCCAACGCTGGATGCCCGTTTTATTGATCTGCAAAAAGCTGCCGAAAGCAAAACTTATGCTGAAGAAGTAAAAGGTGTAGTAAACAGCCACGGATTGGAGATTACCGAATTATCAACCCACCTGCAAGGGCAGCTGGTAGCCGTAAACCCCGTTTATGACGAACTATTTGATGGGTTTGCTCCCGAGCAATACCGTAAAAATCCTGTGGAAAGGCAAAAATGGGCTGTACAGCAACTTAAATACGCTGCGCAGGCTTCAAAAAATTTAGGCCTGCAGGCATCTGTTACTTTTAGCGGCGCGCTGCTTTGGCCTATGGTATACCCATGGCCGCAACGCCCTGCCGGTATTGTAGAAACCGCTTTTGAAGAATTAGCTAAACGCTGGACACCTATTTTGAATGTTTACGAGGATAATGGTATCGATCTTTGCTACGAAATTCATCCGGGCGAAGACCTGCATGATGGTATTACCTTCGAAATGTTTTTGGATAAGGTGAAGGGACACAAACGGGCCAATTTATTGTATGATCCATCGCATTTTGTTTTGCAATGCCTGGATTATTTGGAATATATCGACTTGTATCACGAACGCATCAAAATGTTTCACGTTAAGGATGCCGAGTTTAACCCAACAGGTAGGCAAGGCGTGTACGGCGGTTACCAGAACTGGGTTGATCGTGCAGGCCGTTTCCGCTCATTAGGTGATGGACAGGTTGATTTTAAAGCGATATTTAGCAAGCTGACGCAATATGATTTCCCCGGATGGGCCGTGTTGGAATGGGAATGCGCGCTTAAACATCCCGAAGACGGTGCGCGTGAAGGTGCGGAGTTTATCAAAAATCACATCATCCGTGTAACCGAACGCGCGTTTGATGATTTCGCTGCATCAGGCGCCGACGATGTGCTTAACAGGAAGACACTGGGAATATAA
- a CDS encoding MFS transporter, with protein sequence MQTINRTQLFRASCLSLLVTSLSFGIRAGILGELGTKFALNASQLGTITATAFWGFPLAVVIGGIVVDIIGMKRLLLLAFIFHLTGILLTIFATGYWTLFFSTLVIGIANGTVEAACNPLVTSLYTENKTTKLSHFHLWFPGGIVIGTLIVTLFKLIGLNWQVQVGVMLIPTAIYGYLFSKLDFPVTERVASGVSTAGMYKAVASPLFIFMFICMFGTAITELFTGQWIDVLLKNVTDNALLLLTLETGVMVLGRAFAKPVLKLFSPQVVILMSTIVASIGLFMLSTMTGDIIFLAAIIFGMGVCFFWPTMLGFVSENIPKSGALGLNLMGGAGMFAVSIWTIIMGKYYDNIVASKMAALPAGTDPAKALETAKSLAGPDVLHFTLTIPLVLIVAFTGLVFYMRAKKKTAPLSQVTV encoded by the coding sequence ATGCAAACCATTAACCGCACACAACTATTCAGGGCCAGTTGTTTATCCCTGTTGGTAACATCATTATCATTCGGTATCCGTGCCGGTATCCTTGGCGAACTTGGAACGAAATTCGCGCTCAACGCCTCGCAATTAGGAACTATAACAGCCACTGCTTTCTGGGGCTTTCCACTTGCTGTAGTTATTGGGGGCATTGTGGTAGATATCATTGGTATGAAACGTTTGCTGTTACTGGCATTTATATTTCACCTTACCGGTATTTTACTTACCATTTTTGCCACCGGTTACTGGACGCTCTTTTTCTCAACATTGGTTATCGGTATTGCCAATGGTACTGTTGAGGCTGCCTGTAATCCATTGGTAACCTCGTTATATACCGAAAACAAAACAACTAAGCTTAGTCACTTTCACTTGTGGTTTCCGGGTGGTATCGTAATAGGTACATTAATAGTTACGCTGTTTAAACTTATCGGCCTTAACTGGCAGGTACAGGTTGGTGTAATGCTTATACCAACTGCTATTTACGGATACTTATTTTCAAAACTTGATTTCCCGGTAACTGAACGTGTTGCATCGGGCGTTTCAACAGCAGGTATGTACAAAGCTGTGGCATCGCCGCTGTTTATTTTTATGTTTATCTGCATGTTTGGTACAGCTATAACCGAGTTGTTTACCGGGCAGTGGATTGATGTATTATTAAAAAATGTTACCGACAATGCACTGCTTTTGCTGACTTTAGAAACAGGTGTGATGGTATTGGGCCGGGCTTTTGCTAAGCCGGTGTTAAAGTTATTTTCGCCCCAGGTTGTAATCCTGATGTCGACCATAGTAGCATCAATTGGTCTTTTTATGTTGAGTACCATGACAGGGGATATCATATTCCTGGCAGCAATTATTTTTGGTATGGGTGTTTGTTTCTTTTGGCCAACAATGCTTGGTTTTGTATCAGAAAACATCCCCAAATCAGGTGCGCTTGGTTTAAACTTGATGGGTGGGGCCGGGATGTTCGCGGTTTCTATCTGGACTATAATCATGGGTAAATACTACGATAATATTGTAGCTTCTAAAATGGCTGCATTGCCGGCCGGTACCGATCCTGCTAAAGCTTTGGAAACAGCAAAAAGCCTTGCCGGTCCCGATGTGTTACATTTTACGCTTACCATACCCCTGGTTTTAATTGTAGCCTTTACCGGATTGGTGTTTTACATGCGTGCAAAGAAAAAAACAGCGCCGTTAAGCCAGGTAACTGTTTAA
- a CDS encoding c-type cytochrome: MKKAFFILGICAVVSACGGNSASKGGSDSTTAANQTAKATNSDADTNATKTGTEAAGGSAGSSAGEKLLAANDCGTCHKVDTKVIGPSFQDIAKKYDASEANIEMLAKKVIAGGSGNWGTMAMTPHPALAESDAKEIVQYILAQKK; this comes from the coding sequence ATGAAAAAGGCTTTTTTTATTCTTGGTATCTGTGCGGTAGTTTCTGCCTGTGGTGGCAATTCGGCAAGTAAAGGTGGTAGCGATAGTACCACGGCGGCAAATCAAACTGCCAAGGCAACTAATTCTGATGCTGATACCAATGCTACTAAAACCGGTACCGAAGCGGCAGGTGGCTCGGCGGGCTCAAGTGCCGGCGAAAAATTATTGGCGGCCAATGATTGTGGAACTTGTCATAAAGTTGACACAAAAGTTATTGGCCCATCCTTCCAGGATATCGCTAAGAAATATGACGCTTCTGAAGCCAATATTGAGATGTTGGCCAAAAAAGTAATTGCCGGAGGTAGCGGTAACTGGGGGACAATGGCAATGACCCCGCACCCTGCACTTGCCGAAAGCGATGCGAAAGAAATAGTACAATATATTCTTGCACAAAAAAAATAA